One stretch of Burkholderia pyrrocinia DNA includes these proteins:
- a CDS encoding glycosyltransferase, producing the protein MAKMIVTAIGSAGDVHPLLGVARTLAARGHAVVFCTHAPFEAAVRRCGFAFVPVGTAAEYEAAMANPALWDPRTSFRTLWQVIAPMLRPHYDALHALTDDDTVLVGTLWAFSARFMQELHGTPYVSVQVSPSTLLSAHAPPTHPRLTIPARWPLPVKAALMTLIERQVLDRVCGPALDAVRRELGLAPARRVLGRWLHSTDGVLCLFPGWFAPPQPDWPSNHLQSGFPLFNDIAAPDEDAELDAFLAAGEPPVVFTAGSTLVDHATYARAVADALRATGARGILLTPHDAAPDGNRLLVRRFVPMRTLLPRCRALVHHGGIGTAALAYEAGIVQVVTPFAHDQFDNAQRVAVSGCGVRVDGPVDGARLGAALAHVLDEPAFAVHAERARALLAAAPDGCDAAADFIERFAPKRGRAIVRADVAVAGA; encoded by the coding sequence ATGGCGAAGATGATCGTGACCGCGATCGGTTCCGCGGGCGACGTGCATCCGTTGCTCGGCGTCGCGCGCACGCTCGCGGCGCGCGGTCACGCCGTCGTGTTCTGCACGCACGCGCCGTTCGAGGCGGCCGTGCGCCGTTGCGGTTTCGCATTCGTGCCGGTCGGCACTGCGGCCGAATACGAGGCCGCGATGGCGAACCCCGCGCTGTGGGACCCGCGCACGTCGTTCCGCACGCTGTGGCAGGTGATCGCGCCGATGCTGCGCCCGCATTACGACGCGCTGCATGCGCTGACCGACGACGATACGGTGCTCGTCGGCACGCTGTGGGCGTTCTCCGCGCGCTTCATGCAGGAGCTGCACGGCACGCCTTACGTGTCGGTGCAGGTGTCGCCGTCGACGCTGCTGTCCGCGCATGCACCGCCGACGCACCCGCGCCTGACGATTCCCGCGCGCTGGCCGCTGCCGGTGAAGGCGGCGCTGATGACGCTGATCGAGCGGCAGGTGCTCGACCGCGTATGCGGCCCCGCGCTCGACGCGGTGCGCCGTGAACTCGGGCTCGCGCCCGCGCGGCGCGTGCTCGGCCGCTGGCTGCATTCGACCGACGGCGTGCTGTGCCTGTTTCCCGGCTGGTTCGCGCCGCCGCAGCCCGACTGGCCGTCGAATCATCTGCAAAGCGGTTTTCCGTTGTTCAACGACATCGCGGCGCCTGACGAAGATGCGGAACTCGATGCGTTTCTTGCGGCCGGCGAGCCACCGGTCGTGTTCACGGCCGGCTCGACGCTCGTCGATCACGCGACGTATGCGCGCGCGGTGGCGGACGCGCTGCGCGCGACGGGCGCGCGCGGGATCCTGTTGACGCCGCACGATGCCGCGCCGGACGGCAACCGGTTGCTCGTGCGCCGCTTCGTGCCGATGCGCACGCTGCTGCCGCGTTGTCGCGCGCTCGTGCATCACGGCGGGATCGGCACCGCGGCGCTCGCGTACGAGGCCGGGATCGTGCAGGTCGTGACGCCGTTCGCGCACGACCAGTTCGACAACGCGCAACGCGTCGCGGTGAGCGGCTGCGGCGTGCGCGTCGACGGTCCCGTCGACGGCGCGCGTCTCGGCGCGGCGCTGGCGCACGTGCTGGACGAACCCGCATTCGCGGTGCATGCGGAGCGCGCGCGTGCGCTGCTCGCCGCCGCACCGGACGGCTGTGATGCGGCCGCCGATTTCATCGAACGGTTCGCGCCGAAGCGCGGGCGGGCGATCGTGCGGGCCGATGTCGCGGTGGCCGGCGCATGA
- a CDS encoding PLP-dependent aminotransferase family protein — MKRYAALAQTIADAIRRGDLAAGARIPTVRAACRAYRVSPSTVFRAYYALESEGLIVARARSGYFVANLEDKHVRFGHDPPRKPAAAQPGDDDPLFRLLDSLKHEDIVPLGSAFASYSLFPMSSLWRYVASAARSMDRTTLLSGLPPGNDALRRQIALRYLNAGAALPMDEIIITTGALEALTLSLQALTRPGDIVAIERPAFYAVLQAVQRLHLKAVEIPVDPRTGLDLDALAEALDTHPVRACWFMTSFHNPTGATLTDERKHALIDLLASRGVPLIEDDVYGELHFGTTPTRPAKLYDNSGLVLHCGSFSKCLAPGFRIGWVAAGRYVRQIRQATGASAPAADVPAQMAISSYLSDGGYDRFLRKLRRNLAAHQAQMLAAVRAYFPDGTEVFAPRGGYFLWIELPPRVDAMHLFGDAMESGVSIAPGPIFSATGGFRRYLRLNYGRPWTPAVERAMETIGTLAARQRHDG, encoded by the coding sequence ATGAAGCGATATGCGGCGCTGGCGCAGACGATAGCCGACGCAATCCGGCGCGGCGACCTGGCCGCCGGTGCGCGCATCCCCACCGTGCGGGCCGCGTGCCGCGCATATCGCGTGAGCCCGTCGACCGTGTTTCGCGCGTACTACGCGCTCGAAAGCGAGGGTCTGATCGTCGCGCGTGCGCGATCCGGTTATTTCGTTGCGAACCTCGAAGACAAACACGTACGGTTCGGTCACGATCCACCGCGCAAGCCGGCCGCCGCACAACCCGGCGACGACGATCCGCTGTTCCGCCTGCTCGACTCCCTGAAGCACGAGGACATCGTCCCGCTCGGCTCGGCGTTCGCCAGCTATTCGCTGTTCCCGATGAGCAGCCTGTGGCGCTACGTGGCGTCGGCAGCCCGCAGCATGGACCGCACGACTCTGCTGTCCGGCCTGCCGCCCGGCAACGACGCGCTGCGCCGCCAGATCGCATTGCGCTACCTGAACGCGGGCGCGGCCTTGCCGATGGACGAGATCATCATCACGACCGGCGCGCTCGAAGCGCTGACGCTCAGCCTGCAGGCGCTGACGCGCCCCGGCGACATCGTCGCGATCGAGCGACCGGCATTCTACGCAGTGCTGCAGGCCGTGCAGCGCCTGCACCTGAAAGCCGTCGAGATCCCGGTCGACCCGCGCACCGGCCTCGATCTCGACGCGCTCGCCGAAGCGCTCGATACGCATCCGGTGCGCGCGTGCTGGTTCATGACGTCGTTCCACAATCCGACCGGCGCGACGTTGACCGACGAGCGCAAGCACGCGCTGATCGACCTGCTCGCGTCGCGCGGCGTTCCACTGATCGAGGACGACGTATACGGCGAACTGCATTTCGGCACGACGCCCACACGCCCCGCGAAACTGTATGACAACAGCGGGCTCGTCCTGCATTGCGGTTCGTTCTCGAAATGTCTCGCGCCCGGGTTCCGGATCGGCTGGGTCGCGGCCGGACGCTACGTGCGGCAGATCCGGCAGGCGACAGGCGCGAGCGCGCCGGCGGCCGACGTGCCCGCGCAGATGGCGATTTCGAGCTACCTGAGCGACGGCGGCTACGACCGCTTCCTGCGGAAACTGCGGCGCAATCTCGCCGCGCACCAGGCGCAGATGCTCGCCGCGGTTCGCGCGTATTTTCCGGACGGCACCGAAGTGTTCGCGCCGCGCGGCGGGTATTTCCTGTGGATCGAACTGCCGCCGCGCGTGGATGCGATGCACCTGTTCGGCGATGCGATGGAAAGCGGCGTCAGCATCGCGCCGGGGCCGATCTTTTCCGCGACCGGCGGATTCCGCCGTTATCTGCGGCTCAATTACGGCCGGCCGTGGACGCCCGCCGTCGAGCGCGCGATGGAAACCATCGGGACGCTCGCTGCCCGGCAGCGGCACGACGGTTAG
- a CDS encoding glycosyltransferase family 2 protein, with product MTTLGALVILYYPSDAQLEALGAWRHACDALLVVDNTPQPDARARDLCAREGIALLHHGNRGGIAGAYNAGLAALFRDRIDAVALFDQDSSVPAAYFPAMRDVCAGLAGRAFLAGPRIFDENARSFLPELSTNGIGLRRLRIEPGAPMQRCAFLISSGCVVSRGAFDVLGRFDETLFIDHVDTEYSFRALSRNVPLYVVPSLVLPHRIGAKQRHAIGPFEMTSMNHSWQRRYYSARNAVQLGMQYGLRFPVAIVPNLLTVWQVVQIALVERDKRAKLAGILFGVADGLFGRLGPLERTRPRLAARAQRIQQG from the coding sequence ATGACGACACTCGGCGCACTCGTGATCCTGTATTACCCGAGCGACGCGCAGCTCGAAGCGCTTGGCGCGTGGCGGCACGCATGCGACGCGTTGCTCGTCGTCGACAACACGCCGCAGCCCGATGCGCGGGCGCGCGACCTGTGCGCGCGCGAAGGCATCGCGCTGCTGCATCACGGCAACCGCGGCGGGATCGCGGGCGCATACAACGCGGGGCTCGCGGCGCTGTTTCGCGACCGCATCGATGCGGTCGCGCTGTTCGACCAGGATTCGTCGGTGCCGGCCGCGTATTTCCCGGCGATGCGCGATGTCTGCGCGGGGCTCGCGGGGCGTGCGTTCCTGGCCGGCCCGCGCATCTTCGACGAGAACGCGCGCAGCTTCCTGCCCGAACTCTCGACCAACGGGATCGGGCTGCGCCGCCTGCGCATCGAGCCGGGTGCACCGATGCAGCGCTGCGCGTTCCTGATCTCGTCGGGCTGCGTCGTATCGCGCGGCGCGTTCGACGTGCTCGGCCGGTTCGACGAGACGCTGTTCATCGATCACGTCGATACCGAATACAGCTTCCGCGCACTGTCGCGCAACGTGCCGCTTTATGTCGTGCCGTCGCTGGTGCTGCCGCACCGGATCGGCGCGAAGCAGCGTCATGCGATCGGCCCTTTTGAAATGACGTCGATGAATCATTCGTGGCAACGGCGCTACTACAGCGCGCGCAATGCGGTGCAGCTCGGGATGCAGTACGGGCTGCGCTTTCCGGTGGCGATCGTGCCGAACCTGCTGACCGTGTGGCAGGTCGTGCAGATCGCGCTCGTCGAGCGCGACAAGCGCGCGAAGCTCGCCGGCATCCTGTTCGGTGTCGCCGATGGCCTGTTCGGCCGGCTCGGTCCGCTCGAACGCACGCGGCCGCGGCTGGCCGCACGCGCGCAGCGCATTCAGCAGGGATGA
- a CDS encoding DHA2 family efflux MFS transporter permease subunit, producing the protein MSTASPLRDAPGAPSAFDAPALAPAPAAQPVRGIRLALLTFALSLATFIEVLDSTVTNVAVPAISGSLGVSNSQGTWVISSYSVAAAIAVPLTGWLARRVGELRLFVGAVLLFTLTSLLCGLARDLHVLVICRALQGLCSGPMVPLSQTILLRTFPPDKRTIALALWAMTVLLAPIFGPVVGGWIVDNFSWPWIFLINLPIGLFSFAVCTAMLRPDAQRGAAGPIDVPGIVLLVIGVGSLQAMLDLGHDRGWFDSPLIVTLAVVAALAIVSLLIWEAGEAHPVVDLGLFRDRTFSFCVLIISLGMMSFSVVGVVFPLWMQAVMGYNAFHAGLATASLGVLALVFSILVGLHAHRFDARVLATFGFLVFAAVLAWDAHFTLKMTFAQIAAPGLIQGIGLPCFFIPLTAATLSRIPDDRLAAASSLSNFLRTLSAAFGTAMSVTLWDNRATYHYDVVSQSVTHASANTQRFVHTLNAMGVDGVRELTTLHQVVMQQAYMMATNDMFWMASMTCLVLAAMMWLTRPKRGAAASFGH; encoded by the coding sequence ATGAGCACCGCGTCGCCGCTTCGCGATGCGCCCGGCGCGCCGTCCGCATTCGACGCGCCGGCCCTGGCGCCAGCGCCGGCCGCGCAGCCGGTGCGCGGTATCCGGCTCGCGCTGCTGACGTTCGCGCTGTCGCTCGCGACCTTCATCGAGGTGCTCGATTCGACCGTGACGAACGTCGCGGTGCCGGCGATCTCCGGCAGTCTCGGCGTATCGAACAGCCAGGGCACGTGGGTGATCAGTTCGTATTCGGTCGCGGCCGCGATCGCGGTGCCTCTGACCGGCTGGCTCGCGCGCCGCGTCGGCGAATTGCGGCTGTTCGTCGGCGCGGTGCTGCTGTTCACGCTGACGTCGCTGCTGTGCGGGCTCGCGCGCGACCTGCATGTGCTGGTGATCTGCCGCGCGCTGCAAGGGCTGTGCTCGGGGCCGATGGTGCCGCTGTCGCAGACGATCCTGCTGCGCACGTTCCCGCCGGACAAGCGCACGATCGCGCTCGCGCTGTGGGCGATGACGGTGCTGCTTGCGCCGATCTTCGGGCCGGTGGTCGGCGGCTGGATCGTCGACAACTTCTCGTGGCCGTGGATCTTCCTGATCAATTTGCCGATCGGGTTGTTCTCGTTCGCGGTGTGCACCGCGATGCTGCGCCCCGACGCGCAGCGCGGCGCGGCCGGCCCGATCGACGTGCCGGGCATCGTGCTGCTGGTGATCGGCGTCGGCTCGCTGCAGGCGATGCTCGATCTCGGCCACGATCGCGGCTGGTTCGATTCGCCGCTGATCGTCACGCTCGCGGTGGTCGCGGCGCTCGCGATCGTGTCGCTGCTGATCTGGGAGGCGGGCGAAGCGCACCCCGTCGTCGATCTCGGCCTGTTTCGCGACCGCACGTTCTCGTTCTGCGTGCTGATCATCTCGCTCGGGATGATGAGCTTCTCGGTGGTCGGCGTCGTGTTCCCGCTGTGGATGCAGGCCGTGATGGGCTACAACGCGTTTCACGCCGGGCTCGCCACGGCATCGCTCGGCGTGCTCGCGCTCGTGTTCTCGATCCTCGTCGGGCTGCATGCGCACCGCTTCGACGCGCGCGTGCTCGCGACGTTCGGCTTCCTCGTGTTCGCGGCCGTGCTCGCGTGGGACGCGCATTTCACGCTGAAGATGACGTTCGCGCAGATCGCCGCGCCGGGGCTGATCCAGGGGATCGGGCTGCCGTGCTTCTTCATTCCGCTGACCGCCGCGACGCTGTCGCGGATTCCGGACGACCGGCTCGCCGCTGCGTCGAGCCTGTCGAACTTCCTGCGCACGCTGTCGGCCGCGTTCGGCACCGCGATGAGCGTGACGCTGTGGGACAACCGTGCGACCTATCACTACGACGTCGTGTCGCAATCCGTCACGCATGCGTCGGCGAACACGCAGCGCTTCGTGCACACGCTGAACGCGATGGGCGTGGACGGCGTGCGCGAGCTGACGACGCTGCACCAGGTCGTGATGCAGCAGGCTTACATGATGGCGACGAACGACATGTTCTGGATGGCGAGCATGACCTGCCTCGTGCTCGCCGCGATGATGTGGCTGACGCGGCCGAAGCGCGGCGCGGCGGCGTCCTTCGGGCATTGA
- a CDS encoding efflux transporter outer membrane subunit has translation MRRVKKAAGLACGVQRGSMIAAAAVLLALGGCVPSGFLPSLSLRAPAGDALAHTAGPGANGAWPAPDWVKQLQDPQLDELVTEASQNNPDLQVAQARLRIAQAQLQQFDSLTGLTGTAGATVSRARMPKPGDIADVTAAGYRVPVEIFGDPNVSPSSVFVGLNYQLDLWGKNRAATKSLMSLRDAAGVEAEQVRLTLAVAIVTVYCQLDQAYAVRDLLQQKLKISQRVTAVLRERTARGLDNAYDASDASIKRSRLLEQIALNDEQIKLAQLQLGVLSGRGPERGLSLQRPRVGAFAGNAVPARLPADLLGRRPDIVAARLRVEAAFANADSTRAQFYPDVNLVALGGVFALTPASLFSRDSLAGSVGPAISLPIFDRGRLKAKLGADVAQADVAIGLYNKTVDDALGQVAQLVTSLQTSQTLVAQQQDAVAAAQKIVQIAADRHRRGVLMQKDVDVADLTLIDERAQMIALLGRQRTLRVGLIGALGGGFDAGATVAQAPAVHQARSGAARRGAATTGAAAAASRAAAGTSNDARSGSVAVSPATGTASAASASAPRNDAARPSTVGATNPGAAPRGTPVLARTASASPAPGASVMPAIPVFQHDRLIVTQSD, from the coding sequence ATGCGGCGTGTGAAGAAAGCGGCGGGTTTGGCGTGTGGCGTGCAACGCGGCTCGATGATCGCGGCGGCGGCCGTGCTGCTCGCATTGGGCGGATGCGTGCCGTCGGGCTTCCTGCCTTCGCTGTCGCTGCGCGCGCCGGCCGGCGATGCGCTCGCGCACACGGCCGGCCCCGGCGCGAACGGCGCGTGGCCCGCGCCCGACTGGGTGAAGCAGTTGCAGGATCCGCAGCTCGACGAACTGGTGACGGAGGCATCGCAGAACAACCCCGATCTGCAGGTCGCGCAGGCGCGGCTGCGGATCGCGCAGGCGCAGCTTCAGCAGTTCGATTCGCTGACGGGGCTGACAGGCACGGCTGGAGCCACGGTCAGCCGCGCGCGGATGCCGAAGCCCGGCGACATCGCCGACGTGACGGCCGCCGGCTATCGCGTGCCGGTCGAGATATTCGGCGATCCGAACGTATCGCCGTCGTCGGTGTTCGTCGGGCTGAACTACCAGCTCGACCTGTGGGGAAAGAACCGCGCCGCGACGAAGAGCCTGATGTCGCTGCGCGACGCGGCCGGCGTCGAGGCCGAACAGGTGCGGCTCACGCTCGCCGTCGCGATCGTCACCGTGTACTGCCAGCTCGACCAGGCGTACGCGGTGCGCGACCTGCTGCAACAGAAGCTGAAGATCAGCCAGCGCGTGACGGCCGTGCTGCGCGAGCGCACCGCGCGCGGCCTCGACAACGCGTACGACGCGAGCGATGCATCGATCAAGCGCAGCCGCCTGCTCGAACAGATCGCGCTGAACGACGAGCAGATCAAGCTCGCGCAACTGCAGCTCGGCGTGCTGTCTGGCCGCGGCCCCGAGCGCGGGCTCTCGCTGCAGCGGCCGCGCGTCGGCGCGTTCGCGGGGAACGCCGTGCCGGCGCGGCTGCCGGCCGACCTGCTCGGCCGCCGGCCCGACATCGTCGCCGCGCGGCTGCGCGTCGAAGCCGCGTTCGCGAATGCCGATTCGACGCGCGCACAGTTCTATCCGGACGTGAACCTCGTCGCGCTCGGCGGCGTGTTCGCGCTGACACCCGCATCGTTGTTCTCGCGCGATTCGCTCGCAGGCTCCGTCGGCCCCGCGATCTCGCTGCCGATCTTCGACCGCGGCCGGTTGAAGGCGAAGCTCGGCGCGGATGTCGCGCAGGCCGACGTCGCGATCGGGCTGTACAACAAGACCGTCGACGATGCACTCGGGCAGGTCGCGCAGCTCGTCACGTCGCTGCAAACGTCGCAGACGCTCGTCGCGCAGCAGCAGGATGCGGTGGCCGCCGCGCAGAAGATCGTGCAGATCGCGGCCGACCGCCACCGGCGCGGCGTGCTGATGCAGAAGGATGTCGATGTCGCGGATCTCACGCTGATCGACGAGCGCGCGCAGATGATCGCGCTGCTCGGCCGGCAGCGGACGCTGCGCGTCGGGTTGATCGGCGCGCTCGGCGGCGGGTTCGATGCGGGCGCAACGGTCGCGCAGGCACCGGCCGTGCATCAGGCACGCAGTGGGGCGGCGAGGCGCGGTGCGGCGACCACTGGTGCCGCCGCGGCCGCGAGCCGGGCGGCGGCGGGTACGTCGAACGACGCGCGCTCGGGGAGCGTGGCAGTGTCGCCGGCTACCGGCACGGCGAGTGCCGCCTCGGCATCCGCACCGCGCAACGACGCGGCGCGTCCGTCGACGGTCGGTGCAACCAACCCCGGCGCGGCGCCTCGCGGTACGCCTGTTCTCGCGCGCACGGCATCGGCGAGCCCGGCGCCGGGCGCGTCGGTCATGCCGGCGATCCCCGTCTTCCAGCACGATCGTCTGATCGTTACGCAAAGCGACTGA
- the fdhA gene encoding formaldehyde dehydrogenase, glutathione-independent, whose product MSSNRGVVYLGPGQVEVQKIDYPKMVDPSGRAIGHGVILKVVSTNICGSDQHMVRGRTTAPVGLVLGHEITGEVVEVGRDVETLKIGDLVSVPFNVACGRCAMCKDTHTGVCLNVNPSRAGGAYGYVDMGGWIGGQAEYVLVPYADFNLLKFPDRDQAMAKIRDLTCLSDILPTGYHGAVSAGVKPGSTVYIAGAGPVGMAAAASARLLGAAVTIVGDMNAERLAHARAMGFETVDLSKDASLGEQIEQILGVPEIDCAVDCVGFEAHGHGSSGHSEEAPATVLNSLMEITRPAGAIGIPGLYVTDDPGAKDKAAQHGSLSIRFGLGWAKSHSFFTGQTPVLKYNRNLMQAILFDRLPIAKIVNVEVISLDQAPEGYKKFDGGAPRKFVIDPHGLLAA is encoded by the coding sequence ATGAGCAGCAATCGAGGTGTCGTCTATCTTGGACCGGGCCAGGTCGAAGTCCAGAAAATCGATTATCCGAAGATGGTCGATCCGAGCGGCCGCGCGATCGGCCACGGCGTGATTCTGAAGGTGGTCAGCACGAACATCTGCGGTTCCGACCAGCACATGGTGCGCGGCCGCACGACCGCGCCGGTCGGCCTCGTGCTCGGTCACGAGATCACGGGCGAAGTGGTCGAAGTGGGCCGCGACGTCGAGACGCTAAAGATCGGCGATCTCGTGTCGGTGCCATTCAACGTCGCGTGCGGCCGCTGTGCGATGTGCAAGGACACGCATACGGGCGTGTGCCTGAACGTGAACCCGTCGCGTGCCGGCGGTGCATACGGCTACGTCGACATGGGCGGCTGGATCGGCGGCCAGGCCGAATACGTGCTCGTGCCGTATGCCGATTTCAACCTGCTGAAATTCCCCGACCGCGACCAGGCGATGGCGAAGATCCGCGATCTGACCTGCCTGTCCGACATTTTGCCGACCGGCTATCACGGCGCGGTGAGCGCAGGCGTGAAGCCGGGCTCGACGGTCTATATCGCGGGCGCGGGCCCGGTCGGGATGGCGGCGGCCGCATCGGCGCGCCTGCTCGGCGCGGCCGTGACGATCGTCGGCGACATGAATGCCGAGCGCCTCGCGCACGCAAGGGCGATGGGCTTCGAGACGGTCGACCTGTCGAAGGACGCATCGCTCGGCGAACAGATCGAGCAGATTCTCGGTGTGCCCGAGATCGATTGCGCGGTCGACTGCGTCGGCTTCGAGGCGCACGGCCACGGTTCGTCGGGCCACTCGGAGGAAGCGCCCGCGACGGTGCTGAACTCGCTGATGGAAATCACGCGGCCGGCCGGCGCGATCGGCATCCCGGGCCTGTACGTGACCGACGATCCGGGCGCGAAGGACAAGGCCGCGCAGCACGGCAGCCTGAGCATCCGCTTCGGCCTCGGCTGGGCGAAGTCGCATTCGTTCTTCACGGGTCAGACGCCGGTGCTGAAGTACAACCGCAACCTGATGCAGGCGATCCTGTTCGACCGGCTGCCGATCGCGAAGATCGTCAACGTCGAAGTGATCTCGCTCGACCAGGCGCCGGAAGGCTACAAGAAGTTCGACGGCGGCGCGCCGCGCAAATTCGTCATCGACCCGCACGGCTTGCTGGCGGCCTGA
- a CDS encoding methyltransferase family protein, with amino-acid sequence MNIVQTIAIVVPWAAWLAYWIATSQGVKTTVRKEASRSRTLQSIPLIVGGALIILPDPSWQALVPDWQRFGLQAQCGLAVLVAGLLFSVWARLHLGTNWSVSVTLKEDHELVRTGPYALVRHPIYTGCLLALVGAALIGGEWRGAIGVLLVFASLAYKVRVEESWLTGYFGSAYTQYRREVAALIPGFY; translated from the coding sequence GTGAATATCGTTCAGACCATCGCCATCGTCGTTCCCTGGGCCGCATGGCTCGCGTACTGGATCGCCACGTCGCAGGGCGTGAAGACGACCGTGCGCAAGGAAGCGTCGCGCTCGCGCACGCTGCAGTCGATTCCGCTGATCGTCGGCGGCGCGCTGATCATCCTGCCCGATCCGTCCTGGCAGGCGCTCGTGCCGGACTGGCAGCGCTTCGGCCTGCAGGCACAGTGCGGGCTCGCGGTGCTGGTCGCGGGCCTGCTGTTCTCGGTGTGGGCGCGGCTGCATCTCGGTACGAACTGGAGCGTGTCGGTCACGCTGAAGGAAGACCACGAACTCGTGCGCACGGGGCCGTACGCGCTCGTGCGTCACCCGATCTACACGGGCTGCCTGCTCGCGCTCGTCGGCGCCGCGCTGATCGGCGGCGAATGGCGCGGCGCGATCGGCGTGCTGCTCGTGTTCGCGTCGCTCGCGTACAAGGTGCGCGTCGAGGAGAGCTGGCTGACCGGGTATTTCGGGTCGGCGTACACGCAGTACCGCCGCGAGGTCGCGGCGCTGATTCCCGGTTTCTACTGA
- a CDS encoding efflux RND transporter periplasmic adaptor subunit, with protein sequence MHHDNLHTAAQPAALNDPALDARRATRRKRFTVFFAVVLLAALAWIAYWLLSDRYYEDTDDAYVAGSIVQVAAQIPGAVTDVLVADTQAVRAGQTLVRLDDTEASVAFAQAKAQLAQAVRQVANAKISNTMYVEAVNARRADLSLAQRAFAARSGASVEIVAPEELARARAAVAGAQANLAAAQAQLDAARALGTKLPVDESPAVVQAAAQFKLAYRNLKRTTIVAPVDGTIGQRSVQVGQQVGPGVPLMSVVQLNRLWIDANFKEGQIRHMRVGQPVEVVSDLYGTRVAYRGRVQGFSAGTGSAFSMLPSQNAAGNWIKVVQRVPVVIAIDPRDLAAHPLRVGLSMRVTVDTHDRNGHALDSEPPTPAVSTRVHDGVASEAEAAAAAIIRENQGG encoded by the coding sequence ATGCACCACGACAACCTTCATACCGCCGCGCAGCCGGCCGCGCTGAACGATCCGGCACTCGATGCGCGCCGCGCGACGCGTCGCAAGCGCTTCACCGTGTTCTTCGCGGTCGTGCTGCTGGCCGCGCTCGCGTGGATCGCGTACTGGCTGTTGAGCGACCGCTACTACGAAGACACCGACGACGCGTATGTCGCGGGCAGCATCGTGCAGGTCGCCGCGCAGATTCCGGGCGCCGTGACCGACGTGCTGGTTGCCGATACGCAGGCCGTGCGCGCCGGGCAGACGCTCGTGCGGCTCGACGACACCGAGGCGTCCGTCGCGTTCGCGCAGGCGAAGGCGCAGCTCGCGCAGGCCGTGCGGCAGGTCGCGAACGCGAAGATCTCGAACACGATGTACGTCGAGGCCGTGAATGCACGGCGCGCCGACCTGTCGCTCGCGCAGCGCGCGTTCGCGGCGCGCTCGGGCGCGTCGGTCGAGATCGTCGCGCCCGAGGAGCTGGCGCGTGCGCGCGCGGCGGTGGCCGGCGCGCAGGCGAATCTCGCGGCCGCGCAGGCGCAGCTCGATGCCGCGCGCGCGCTCGGCACCAAGCTGCCGGTCGACGAAAGCCCGGCCGTCGTGCAGGCGGCCGCGCAGTTCAAGCTCGCGTACCGGAACCTGAAGCGCACGACGATCGTCGCGCCGGTCGACGGCACGATCGGGCAACGCTCGGTGCAGGTCGGCCAGCAGGTCGGCCCCGGCGTGCCGCTGATGTCGGTCGTGCAGTTGAACCGGCTGTGGATCGACGCGAATTTCAAGGAAGGGCAGATTCGCCACATGCGCGTCGGGCAGCCGGTCGAGGTCGTGTCGGATCTCTATGGCACGCGCGTCGCCTATCGCGGCCGCGTACAGGGCTTCTCGGCGGGTACGGGCAGTGCGTTCTCGATGCTGCCGTCGCAGAACGCGGCCGGCAACTGGATCAAGGTCGTGCAGCGCGTACCGGTGGTGATCGCGATCGATCCGCGCGATCTCGCCGCGCATCCGCTGCGCGTCGGGCTGTCGATGCGCGTGACGGTCGACACGCACGACCGCAACGGCCACGCGCTCGACAGCGAGCCGCCGACGCCGGCCGTCAGCACACGCGTGCACGACGGCGTCGCGAGCGAGGCGGAAGCGGCCGCCGCGGCGATCATCCGGGAGAATCAGGGCGGGTAA